The proteins below come from a single Elgaria multicarinata webbii isolate HBS135686 ecotype San Diego chromosome 11, rElgMul1.1.pri, whole genome shotgun sequence genomic window:
- the TMEM256 gene encoding transmembrane protein 256, whose amino-acid sequence MVVAAGLLFRRFGALSGAAAVGAAAYGAHGFRRSDRDDYLKELYETANKYHFLHSLALLAVPHCRYPMMAGSVLSAGMGLFSGALYYHAVTGDPTFTKVAPYGGTLLILGWVAMAP is encoded by the exons ATGGTCGTcgctgcagggttgttgttccGACGGTTCGGGGCTCTGAGCGGAGCTGCGGCGGTGGGCGCAGCCGCTTACGGGGCGCACG GCTTTCGCCGTAGCGACCGGGATGACTACTTGAAAGAG CTCTACGAAACAGCCAATAAGTACCACTTCCTCCACAGCCTGGCCCTCTTGGCTGTGCCTCACTGCCGGTACCCCATGATG GCTGGGAGTGTCCTGTCTGCAGGCATGGGCCTGTTCTCGGGGGCCTTGTATTACCACGCGGTAACGGGAGACCCAACCTTCACCAAAGTGGCGCCGTACGGTGGGACCCTCCTCATCCTCGGCTGGGTCGCTATGGCCCCCTGa